In a genomic window of Vicinamibacterales bacterium:
- a CDS encoding type II toxin-antitoxin system RelE/ParE family toxin → MTPEPLKPVVWVGDSLRVLKSFPSPVQDEIGYALFLAQRGEKHIAAKPMKGLGPGVVEVVSDHRGDTFRAVYTVRLKARVYVLHAFQKKSKHGIATPQAEIELIRRRMKQAVAISEGRE, encoded by the coding sequence GTGACGCCTGAGCCGCTCAAACCCGTCGTGTGGGTCGGCGACTCGCTCCGTGTGTTGAAGTCGTTTCCCTCACCCGTGCAGGACGAGATCGGCTACGCGCTGTTCCTGGCGCAACGTGGCGAGAAGCACATTGCCGCCAAGCCGATGAAGGGGCTCGGCCCGGGTGTAGTGGAGGTTGTCTCCGACCACCGCGGTGACACGTTTCGCGCGGTCTACACGGTGCGCTTGAAGGCACGCGTCTACGTCCTCCACGCGTTCCAGAAGAAGTCGAAGCACGGCATCGCCACGCCACAGGCGGAGATCGAACTGATCAGGCGACGAATGAAGCAGGCCGTCGCGATTAGCGAAGGCAGGGAGTAG
- a CDS encoding helix-turn-helix transcriptional regulator, translating to MAKKTHVVGSANVFADLGHPRPAEALAKAELARKISAIIERRGLTQAAAAAILEIDQPKVSALVRGRLAGYSLDRLVRFLVSLGSDVEIVVRQRPRTGGRATILVA from the coding sequence ATGGCGAAGAAGACACACGTCGTGGGCAGCGCCAACGTGTTCGCGGACCTCGGACATCCGCGACCAGCCGAGGCGCTCGCCAAAGCTGAACTGGCCCGAAAGATAAGCGCCATCATCGAGCGCCGGGGCCTGACCCAGGCAGCGGCCGCGGCGATTCTCGAGATCGATCAGCCAAAGGTTTCTGCCCTCGTCCGCGGCCGTTTGGCCGGCTATTCGTTGGATCGACTCGTGCGCTTCCTCGTGTCTCTAGGGAGTGACGTGGAGATCGTCGTCCGGCAGCGGCCTCGGACAGGTGGCCGCGCGACGATCCTTGTCGCATGA